CGTAGGGCGGCTGATTGTGGGTTGTAGTCGCAGAAGTGTGGCAGAACTGGGTTTGCCCATAACTATGCTTGTCCGGGGCATGAACATTGCGATTCCCCTGGCGCTGCGACAGGGAGAGTCATACAGACAGGTGGATCGTTTGCGGTCCACGCTGGATATTGCATCACGCCTGTCCGTGAACGAGGAAACAGCGCCGCTGCTGGAACTTATCGCGGCAGAGGCAGCCCGACTGCTGGATTGTGATCGCAGCAGTATCTTTCTGTGGGATCGGGAAAGAGATGAGGTTGAGGCTCGACCGGCTCTCGGAGTCCCTGGTTCCTCTCTTCGGGTTCCGGCCAGCGAAGGAATCGTGGGCGAGACATTGAGAACGGGATCTGCAGTAACCGTCAATGACGCTTATGCTGATCCTCGTTTCAATCAGGCGGTGGATCGTGATAGCGGCTATCGCACTCGCAATCTTGTCTGTGTGCCCCTGAAGGACTCCGACGGCACAATCGTAGGAGCGTTTGAGGGAATTAACCGAAATCATGCCCTCGATTTTACGTCGGAAGACGTTGAATGTCTGCAGCAACTCGGTACTCAGGCCGCTGTTGCACTGCGCAACCTGCGGGAACGCAGTCTTCTTCATCGGAGTCGGGACCAGTTGGCAGAGCGGGTGACAAGCGCCGTTGAGATCATTGGCGAAAGTTCTGCCATTAGTGCACTTCGGGATACGATTCGTCGACTGGCGTCGACCGACCTTCCGGTATTGATTTTAGGTGAAAGTGGAACCGGAAAGGAGGTTGCGGCGCAGAGTCTGCACTATCAGGGAGATCGGGCTCTGTCTCCGTTTGTTGCGGTAAACTGTGCTGCTCTCACAGAGAGCCTGCTGGAAAGTGAACTGTTTGGACATGAACAGGGGGCGTTTACAGATGCTCGGGATACCCGAAAGGGTAAATTCGAACTCGCCGATGGAGGAACACTTTTTCTGGACGAAATTGGAGACATGAGTCCCGGTGGTCAGGCCAAACTTCTCAGAGTGCTTGAACAAAAACTGATCACACGCGTCGGTGGATCTCAGGCCATACCGATTGACGTCCGCATCATCGCGGCCACAAACGCGAATCTGCCAGAATCTGTGCGGGAAAAACGCTTTCGTGAGGACCTGTATTATCGATTGAGTGTGGTCACGCTGGACCTGCCGGCTCTGCGCGACCGACCTGAGGATATTCTCCCGCTTGCGGAATATTTCATTGCCGGGTTTTCCGCTCAGGCCAGACGGGCTGATCTTCAGTTTACCAACGAAGCCCGTCGTCGTTTGCAGACTCATCAGTGGCCGGGAAACATTCGTGAACTGCGAAATCTCATGGAACGTGTTGCTTTTCTGTGTCCGAACGACAAAGTGGATGTTGATGATCTGGCTTTCATTCTCAGTCCGGAAGACGAAACCGGAAAACTTCCGTCACTGGAACTGGGTCTCGAGAAGGCCACACGTGCATTTCAGAGAGATTTCATCAGACGCAGTATTCACCAGGTGAAGGAGAACATGACGGAGGCCGCCAAACTGCTGGGTCTGCATCGCTCGAATCTTTACCGAAAGATGAAACAACTGGGCATGTCTGAAGTGGACGGTGAGGAGTAATGTCTGTGGGGGCACTGCCAGATCAAACTCAGCGATCTTCCCGGGAACCTGGCGTCATTGCACAGTGGAGATCGAATCAACCGGGATTTTTTGGATTGGTTCTGAGCTTCATCCAGCTTCTGATGCACGGACTTTGGCTGGGGATTACTGAAAGTGCTGTCGGCCGTCGCGTATTCAGCGATGTGGCATCCAGTCCCGGGCAGCGCTGGCTGATCGTAGGACTGCTGATTATCAGTTGTGTCGCAACTCTCTCGGCACTGTTTTTTTCCATCTACGGCAGTGTCAGCGCTGAACCTAAAACTCCCGCCATTGTGGGGTTGATCCTGTCATTTTTCACCGGTGCGTTTCTGACCTTCGTGTTCCTGCTCACAGCCCTGGCCGCTGGAGCTCAGCAGTGAACAGTTCCACGCGTCCGCCGGATGCGAACGTCAGTGTCCGAACGGCTGCTGAAACGGCCGGCAACACAGTTGCTACGATCGGTTTAATTCTCACATTGCTGGCCGGACTGTTGTGTGCGCTGTTGTTCGTGGCCGCGACTCAGCTTCCGGAGCAGAATGATTCATCAAGGTTATCTGAGGGAATGCCTGGAGATGTCCGGTCAGGCGGCGGCAGCGGTCAGGATTTGCGGTCAACTGAGGTTCCTGAATTCAATCCGGAAATGGACGAACAGTTAGCGGTGCATGCGGAACTCACCAGGGCAGCGCTTGAAGGGCAACGTTTTCAGGTGTTGCTGCTGGGAATTGCGACATTCGTACTGAATCTCACGGGACTGGTGTTGTGTGTGATCGGTTTGTTTGTTCCAAATCGACCGAAGACTGTCGCGATATGCGGGACCGTCCTTTCGGTGCTTCTTTTTGCGGGCGTCTTTGGCGTGATCGCGGTAGGAGCATTGCTTGATCCGGTGACCACCGCTGCAGGTTGAGGTGGAAAGTTTCTGTGAACCGGGTAGATGTTCGTTGCCCGTTACAATACCTGTGGTGGCACTGCGACTGCCCGGATCCGCTTGCGGCCTTTGGGTCCCGAACCGACTTCACGCCGGACGTCCGGAGAAGCAACAATCCTCAGGACAAACATCATGATTCGCCGGAAACCGGCCGATCGCTTCCCGTTCTGTGCCGCTGAGTCGCTCCTGAAACAGTTTGCGTACCATCCTGATGAATTGTGGGTGGATTCCCGGGGTGGAAGCACGACGCATATTGATGTTCAGGCGTTCACAGACGTTGCGAGCTTCGGTGTCCAGATCGAACAGGACTTCCATGTGATCTGAGATGAAGCCAATAGGTGAGAGGACCAGATCGCAAATGCCTTGACTGTGAAGTGTTTCGATGAAGTCGCAAATGTCGGGATCCAGCCACGGATCCTGAGGGCGTCCGCTGCGACTCTGGTACACAAGTGCCCATTTGTCTGTCGGCAGATCCAGATGGTTTGCGACCAGAGAGCAGCTTTCACGCAGCTGTTGCTCATAGTCACAGGCAGCGGCCATCCCGCTTGGAATGCTGTGGGCTGTGAATACGACCATCGGCAAATGGTTGAGATCCAGTGCGACAATTGCCTGATGAACACAGTCCGCAACGACTTCGATGAAATCCGGATGGTTGTAGAACACTCTGAGCTTGTCGACCTTGATTTCGTCCGCGTCAACTGCGGATCGGAATCGGATAACGTCCTCACGGTACTGACGACATCCCGAATAGCTGCTGAATGCGGACGTCACGAAACTCAAGACTCGCTTTACTCCATGGTCCTGCATCTCCTGGAATGTTGCATCCAGCATTGGGTTCCAGTTGCGGTTACCCCAGTAAATAGGAAGATCGATATGGTGTGTCTGTAGTTCCTGCTTCAGAGCGGCAATCAGGTCACGACACTGTTGATTAATGGGGCTTATCCCGCCGAACTTTCGGTAGTGGTCGGCCACCTCAAGCAGACGTTGACGAGGCACGTTACGACCGCGCAGTACATTCTCAAGAAAGGGAATGACATCGTCCTGGTGTTCCGGACCACCGAAGGACTGAATCAACAGTGCGTCATAATGTTCAATCTGCATCAAATTCCACCTGACGGCAGCTTAAGGGAACAGCATTCCTGCTGCCGTAATTCCTGCAGGGATGCTTTGAGTGCTGTTGCCGGGACCTGCCTGGGTTGTTGCTCCCAATGTGAACAAACATGGCTACTGTTGATTATCGACCGACGTGTGGGTACTCTCCCGGACTTATTCCGTCGGTCTCTTTCATGGTTCTGCCGGAAAATAATCTCTCTGTACGCAGACATTTTCAAAATGTCTGTCTGTCGAGTACGTCTGTGGTGAGTCGCATCGCCATTGGTATCTGAGAAGACGGTTGGTGCGTGTGTGACGCAGCGACGGTACGGAGCCTGTACATTTTTGAAAGTTCCGGAACAAAATGGGACGTTACACAGGTCCAAAGGGACGCATTAATCGACGCCTTGGCGTCAATGTTTACGAATCCAGTGGCAGTATCAAAGCGCTGGAGCGAAAAGAGTATCCGCCGGGCATGCACCGCCGGCGAAAAAAACCAACCAATTATGGCATTGGTCTGGCGGAAAAACAAAAGATCAAGTTTTTTTACGGACTTCGTGACCGACAGCTGAACCGGTACTTTTCCAAAGCTCGTCGCATGAAAGGCAATACCGGTGAACAGCTCCTGCTGATTTGTGAGGCTCGGCTCGACAACCTTGTGCGTCGGGCAGGGTTTACCCTGACGCGTCCCCAGGCTCGACAGGGGATCGTTCACCGTCACTTTCAAGTCAACGGGATTACTGTCAATACACCCGGCATGATGGTTAGAGCAGGCGATGTAGTTTCACTGCGAAGTCGTCCCAATGTGCAGAAGCTGTACAAGCAGGTTGTAGAATCATCTACAGCTCCACAGAGCAACTGGATCAATTTCGATCCGGGAACATTAACGGCTACTGTTACTGCTGCCCCAACATATGACGATGTCACACTTCGAGTGGATGTGGGACAGATTGTGGCGTTCCTGTCGCGTTAATGGTCCTTGGGTTGCGGAAGCACTGGCATTGAAACTGCGTGATGAGAATCACGCAGTTTCAGTCAGCGACCCCTGTTCCGTACGAGGGCTGTGTCGTAACGAAACCGGTAATGCGGCTTCACAGCGAGCACGCAAAACAGGCATTTCTCGCTCCGGTTCACCGATAAACTTTCCGGTTCTGTTATCCTGGAGTCAACCTCATCGGAGGTGTGGCTTGGTCGCAGACGAGCGCACCATGTTATGAGCCTGGTCAAAGAGGCTGTTGAGTCTCTGTAGTTTCGTCACGTCCGTCGGTCCCAAAGAATAACGCTTTGGTGACGCGTTTGCTGTAATCGGGGGCGTTGTGCCGTCGGCCGGCCATCAGGGAACACTCACGGTTGATTTGCGTTCTGCACATCAGATATCTGGTTTGGCTGCCGGGCCGGCTTCGGATCTCCGCAGAGATTGATACTGTTAGCCGGTAAACAGATCCTGTGTGACGATTATTTGCCTGTTCTATACATGCAGAGTGGCAACGCATACCATTACGGTGTCTGTGGCGAGACTAGTTGGATACCAAAGAATCCGTCGGATTACGTTCTGTCTCTCATCCAAAGTGGGTTCTGATCTGATGATCCAGAAGGAACAAGCGTGGATTCGGGGTAATGCTGTCACCTATCCGATCTCACGGCAGGGTGAGATTCACGTTGGGCGATCAATTCAATGCAGTCTTCGATTATTTGAGGACACGTCTGTCAGCCCGAAGCACTGTGTGATCGCATTTGTCAACGGACGACTGGAGGTCACAGACCTGAACAGTCGCACCGGGACAACAGTTAACGGTAGACGAATTTCCGGTCCGACACAGCTTCAGCATCAGGACACAATCAGCATTGGTGAAACAGAATTGACGGTTTTGTTTGAACTGAATCGGAATGATGGGACCACGCCTCCGGAATTCACTCTTAAGTCCTGATGTTCCCGGACCCGCGGTGCGCAGAGAGGTGTGGTGTTGGTCTGTGCTTTGATCATTGTTTTTCCTGTATCTGTTCAGGAAAACAGGACGTTGCCCGATTCGCTCACAACTGAATTTTGGTATTTCTTTCGGCGAGGGACGGTCCGATTACTTGTACCATTGCTCGCCATCACGATTACCGACATCATTTGTGAAGCCGTGGACGACAACGAAGCTGCCTGTGCCGTTTACATGTCATGGTTGAGTGTACACAGCGGCGACCTGAGCGTTGATTCACAACGCAACGGTAGTGCGGCTGTGGTTGACAATGGTTTCGTGAACCCACGCTGGTTTTTTGGATCTCGAGCCGTTTAAGCACCCCGACGTCGTATCGTTGCGTATTGACGGTCATCCGAGTGATTGCACCTGTCGGGGACCGAAGCGTTGAGTTCAGGATCCCGTGTTCCGTGATGGTGGTTTCCACGCTGTAGTTACGGTAACGCCGGCTGAAGCTGGTCAACTCCAGCATCAGACTCTGAAACTGGTTGTGAAACTCCGGTGTCCGGTCCCAGATTTCCCGGTTGTATTCAAAGAAGGACAACGTGTCGGCGCCTGACAACATCACCTGCATTGCCATGACGCGAAGTTCATCAATCTCCGGAAGTTTGCCATTTGGTGGCAGGAGCCACGTTTGCAAAATGACCACCAGGGGTAGTTTGCGCCGAGCAATCTGCATCATTCTTTGGCTGCGCTGGATCATGAAGAACACATCGTCAAGCGGTGCTTCACCCAGGTCGGGATAGGGCATGATCCGCATGACATCCGCCGCTTCGTATAAATATGAAAAATAGTTGTAATAATCCTCATCCCAGCCCGCCATCGGACCCCAGTGAGAGATTTCCAGACGCGTGCCGGGCATCTCCTGTTCGAATGCGGGTTTCAGTTCGTTGTAAAGATCAACGTAAAAGCCAAACGGAGTGTCAGGCGCATTTCGGCCCGGTTCGTCCATCACACTGAAACCGATGAGTCGATCCGGTGCAACTGCCCGGGCGCGTTCCAGTCCGGATTGGATTTCGTCAGGCTTGGTGTCCTGTGTCCACCAGTTGGCAAGCACCACATCCAGCCCCAAAGAGGTGGCAGCCGAGTGAAGGTTTGGCCGGTCCAGTATGACCTGAGTGAATCCCATCGCCTTGAGGTCAGCGAGTGCCTGTTCCGAACGCGGATCATACATTTCGAACCGTTGCGGAATCGTTGTCCGGATTGTCACATCAACATATTCCGCATTGTTGCGTTGTCGAATTTCCGCCGGGTCAGTGATTTGATGTGCCGAATCAGGCTGCTGATCGGCTGCAGACAAATCTGTGGCTGCCGCCTGTCGATGTACTGTGCTGCAAACCGCAGACACAAACAAAACGCAGAGAACGGTCCTTCTACTGTTCAATCGCAGCTCATTCAGTTTGAGAAATCCACCGGCTGACCTGGTCCGCCACCATGACACCGTCGGATTTATCAAGGGCACACTGTCACTTCTGGATCGGTTTCTGAAAGGAATCACACGGTCTGGTCCTGTTGTGTATACTACAAAAGTTCGAATTGCGCTCGATGCGACAAGGAAGCAGATGTCTTCGTCCACTGTTTGGACGAGGGCGAAAACTTTGGGATTCGGTACTGATTTAATATCAGGTAACGGTCGACGCTCTGTAAATTTCTTTGTACGGAGAGTGGTTACAGGTTCGAGATTTGAAAATGAAGCTCTCAGCGTATTCGGAAGTCAGCCTGAGTAAAGTTAAATGAATCTGCCGACAGGCAGAACGGGTTTCAATATGGCCTTTAAAGTTGTGTTGATCGGTTCCATTTTGGCACAGCTGGTCGCCACATGTCTTTCTTTGCGGATTAACGCACGTTACCGAAGATATTCTGCGTGGGCTTTGATTTCTGCGTCTTCCGTACTGCTCGCAATCATGCAGTTCGCTGTTTTGCTGATCTTTTGGGAAACAGACGGTCCACTGCAGGCAGACGGGCAACTGCAGATCGGTATCTCGTCTTCGGGCTGGGTCTCCTGTCTGAACACGTTGATGGTATCGGCTTTGTTGGCGTCTGTTCTGTTTCTGGGAGGAGTGGCACTGATCGAACCGTTGTTCATCGGTGCCGCAAAAGCGGAATCGTTGCTTAAGAAGGAAAAGAAGGAACTGGAGTCGGTCGTCCGGGCAACAGATGCTGAACTGCGCCTGGCACAGCAGATCCAGCAAAGACTATTGCCCCGCAGATCTCCGGACATCCCGGGATTTGACATTTCCGGCCAGTGCACGGCTGCACAATGGACGAGTGGCGACTACTTTGACTATATCAAAATGAACGACGGTACTCTTTGTGTCGTGATTGCGGATGTTACGGGGCACGGAACCGGTCCGGCGCTTCTGATGGCAACTACCCGTGCGCTTCTTCGCGCATTGGCCCAGGCCTCATCCAACATTGGTGACATTCTCAGTTCGGCCAATCGCTCGCTGTCAGACGATCTTGAACGGGGTTGGTTCGTTACCATGTTTGCAGCCGGTATCGAGCCGAAAACTGGGACACTGGTTTACAGTAATGCCGGGCAGAACGGATATTTCTTCACAGAAGACGGGAATGTGAGAACACTAGGGATGGAACGGCCTCCGCTGGGAGTGCTGAGTGATGCAGATCTGAGTACGGCTGACTCGGTCCAAATGAAGAAGGGTGACTCACTGCTGCTGGTAAGCGACGGAATTCCGGAAACAAAATCACCGTCCGGAGAATTGTACGGTCACAATCGAATGTTTGAGTGTTTTCGACAGAACCGCGAACAATCTGCGGAGCAGATTGTTCGGGCGCTCATCGACTCGGTGCGGCAGTTTGCTGATCATGCCCCCCAGGAGGATGATGTGACTGCCGTTGTTGTGGTTCGTCGCTGAGTTTAACTGCCCCGACGGACTGGGTTTTCGTAATCGGGGCGAGGTCATCTGTGATGCCTCAGGGGAGATCGGTGGTGACGGCGCTGGCTATTTGCCAGACTCCATGCCTGTCGCAGGCCGCATAGTACATCCGATATTTCTTCCGTCCGATACGGATCAGCGACATGTCTTCCGCATGAACGGCGTCCAGTCTGCTTCCCTCGTATCCGTCACCTTCAATAACACACGCTGCTCGGGTCCACGTCAGACCGTTGCCTGAATAAGCCACGTGAATTCTCGACCTGTAACCTGCCATGTCGGTTGCAATCGACGCCGAAGCAAAGGAGTCGCTTTTTCCGCTGGTGACGGCATTACTGTCAAGAGCTGGGTGCAGTGGTACCGCCGTTCCCGGTGGGACGTCCTGCCACGCAGAATAGAACATCGTCCAGCGATCGTCGGCATTCTGTGGAGCGATGACTTCGGCAGCTGTGATCCCTGACGTGTCGAACTCTGTCTGCTTGTCCTGCATGCGAAGACCTGGCTCCAGGGTGAAGTTCAGTCCGTCAGCTGTCATTGCGCTGATTACACTCGTAGAAATGGGTGGTCCGCTTCCCATACCATCGGCGCCGTACTCACGTTGAAAACAGTACAGTCGACCACGGCCGTCCGGAAGATGCAGGTATCTCGGACCGCCAACGCCACCAGGTGTCTGCAGTCGAATGCCGTTTTCTAATTCCCAGTGAATCATGTCTGTTGATACAGCGCTGCAAATCACAGTTGGTCGATCGGCTGAACCGCGAGATTCAACGTACATTCGCCAGTAATCACCACAAGGTGTGATCGTTGGTGCGAGTAAACGCAGTGACATGTACTCCAGTTCCGGCCGTGGCGCCAGACGAATTCCCGGCTCCGGACGAAATGTCAGCCCGTTGTCCGAAACCGCACTAAGAATATACCCCTGACATGCGGGAAATGGTTTGCCCGGTCCCACTGCCGTGTAAAACAGTCGATAGCCACCAGTCGGAACACGGACAATACAAGGGGCCTGAAGCTTTGAGCTGTCAAGTTCCCGGGAACCCGCGAGTCGAGCACCAGTTTCTTTTTGCCAGTTCTTTGTTACAGGCATATTGACGAATTCGTTTCGTTCAAAGGTACGGGCGTGAAGTCACGTGGTCCGCATTAAAAGCTGGCAGGTTTGTTTACTGAAAAATATTTGAAGAAATGCATTCCTGCCCAACCGTACAGTGGAGTGATAGCATGCTGTTAAGCGTTCGGCGAAGTTTGTTACATGTTACCGGTCAAAACCGGTCATACTGACCGTGAGCACTGCAAATTTAGAAGTCGCTTCCGTCATGGTAGAAATGTCCAGCGATCAGGACTCTGATTTCCTTATAAATATGGGGAATCCTGACAGTACTCTTCGCTTCCTGCTGGTTGAAGACTGTGCCACAGATGCGTATTTGATCCAGACACATCTCAAGAATGGTCTTGACCTCCCCCTTTTTGTAGAGCGTGTCGAAACCCTTGCTGCTGCAATCGAATCTCTTGCCGGGAGACGCTTTGATCTGGTGCTGCTGGATCTGACACTGCCGGACAGTTCAGGAATTGGAACCTTTTACAGTGTATTGAAACACACGAGAAATGATCCGGTTCTGATCCTGAGCAGCGATGAAGCGGGCGAGACTGCAGTCAAAGCGGTTGGTGATGGCGCTCAGGATTATATTCTTAAACACGAACTCAGTGCGCACACGCTGGCACTCGAAGTACGGTTTGCCATTGAGCGGAGCAAACGGATCGGAGCCGAACAGCAGCTTGAAGTTGCCCACGAGCAGATTCGGATTGCTCGCAAATTACAGAAAGGGCTGTATCCCCTGTCAGCACCGACGTGTGACGGATTCGATATCGCGGGGGCTGCCTGGGCAGCCGAGCACGCCTGCGGTGATTATTATGACTTCCTGCCCATGGGAGGTGAAAATGTGGGGGTCGTTGTGGGTGACGTCTCAGGCCATGGCCTCGGGCCGGCCCTTAAAATGGTCGAAGCCCGAGCAGCCCTGCACGCGTTCAGTGAATATGAAAACAACCTTGGCAAACTGATTGCCGGGGTACACCGTGTGTTCTGCGGCGGACAGCACTTCGCTGAGGGTGGTCTCTTTCTCACGTTGTTTCTTGGACGCCTGGATACAGCGAAGCGTGTTCTTCATTACTCTTCAGCCGGGCATCCGGCATTTCACCTTACAGCTGACGGAAATGTTCACACTTCGGTACGGATGGATTACCCTGTTGGAATTGTTGACGCAATGTCGGAACAAGATGATGAAAAAATTCTCCTGAATTCCGGTGACATCGTTGTCATTCCGACAGATGGCTTTTATGAGGCGGTGGGAAAAGGTGAAAGTTTATTCGGGGTCGATCGCATGATGGATGTTGTGAGAAACAATCGCGATCAAACTGCGAACGGTATTGTTCGTGCGATGTACACAGCGTCATGCAGCTACACACCGGAAACCCCTCAAAAAGACGACATGGCGGCAATTGTTATTAAAGTGCTATAAAGTTCTTCCGCAGTGTTAATGTTCCAGATTACGCAACTGTTGCAGATTAGACTTAAGACCGTCGATACCATGATGGATCAGAGTTCCAACGTTGATCAGCCGGTAGCCCTGCTCATACGCCTGTCGGCACTCGTCATGTGTGATAAAGGTAATGCCGGCTGACTTGCCGTGCTCTCTAACCTGTTTCGGAAAATCTGCCAGATATTGCTGCAGCCTAGGATGGTTAAACTGACCAATTACTCCCAGTGAGGCTGAAAGATCGGCGGGCCCAGCAAACACCACATCCACACCGTCAACTTCGGCGATAGCGCCAAGATTTTCTATACCGGCCGGTGATTCGACCTGCACAACGACGCAGACCTCTTGATTGGCTGCAGGCAGATAGTCGTCCCAGCTGACGTCCATCAGAGTTGTCCACAGTGGTGACACACCGCGGGAACCTTCCGGTGGATACTTGGCGAACTCGACTGCTCGTTTTGCTTCGTCGGCAGTGTTAATCTGAGGCACCATAATTGTGTCCGCCCCAATATCGAGCGCTTTCTTAATCCAGATTGGATCCAGTCCAGGAACCCGCACCATTGAAGCGCAACCCGCCTGACGGCAGATGATCGGCAGCCATCGGATTTCATGTGTTCCGTGTGGGCGGTGCTCCAGGTCAATCCACAGGAAATCAACATCGCAGTCTACGGTGTACTTTGCAACCGCTTCGGACGCATCTGCCAAGTGGGCTCCCCAGGCGGCACCACCGTCTTTTAGACACTGCTTGACGCGATTTTCAAACATTGAAAACTCCGAATTCACTTGATGGACTGAAACGTGTGTTACCTGCACCAACGGTCCACTGTCGTAAATTCCCGGACATTCGTCCATCGTGCGGGGCAAACTCGTGCATCGTTGTTTTGCCGACACGTGTGCGTTAGTCTGAGTCAGGATCAGCAGTTGTTGTCGGCAACGTATAACTTTGAGGAAAACCTGATGCCCATCTCCGTGAATCGGCGTGATTTTCTGACCCGTAGCAGTCTGGCTGGGGCTACTGCAGCATCAATGTGGTATTTGAATCCAGGGCCGGCTGCTGCTTCCGTTTCGTCGCTCGAAAAACTTAACATCGCTGCAATCGGAACTGGTAATCGGGCAGGCAGTAACATCGCCGGGTGCGAGAGCCAGAATATTGTCGCGGTTGCTGACGTCGATGCCGGTTTTCTGGAGGCGGCAGGCAGCAAATACACGGGCGCCCGGTGCTACCGTGATTACCGGGTGATGCTGGAAAAAGAATCAGACAGGATCGACGCGGTGATTGTGGCAACTCCCGATCACACACACGCCCCGGCAGCAGCAATGGCGCTGCGTATGGGTAAGCACACCTACTGTGAAAAGCCGCTGACTCACACCGTATATGAAGCCCGTGTCTTGGCGAATCTTGCCGCAGAAAACAACCTTGTCACCCAAATGGGGACCCAGATTCATGCCGGAGACAATTATCGTCGGGTTGTGGAATTAATTCAAAGCGGAACGATTGGACCTGTGCGGGAAGTGCATGTTTGGAAGGATGTGGATTACAGCACCGGACGTTTGATGAAACGAGACAAACCGGCGGGCCTGGATTGGGATTTGTGGCTTGGCCCGATTTCCCGACGGGATTACGTCGAGGCAACAATCAATGGTACACACCAAACCATCGCGCCATTTCACTGGCGGTGGTTCTGGGACTATGGAAATGGAGGTCTGGGTGACTTCGGTTGTCATTTCATGGATTTGGCGCACTGGGCTCTTGACCTGAAACATCCGACGTCCGTGGCAGCAACCGGCCCTGCGCCTGATCAGGATGCGACGACCTCCGGCATTGTTGTGAAGTATCAATATCCGCAGAGAGGAGACAAACCGCCCGTAAATCTGACCTGGTACGATGGCCCCCGCAAACCCGATCTTCTTGCTAAGTACAGAGACAAAAACGGTCAGCCGCTGGACTGGCGCGGTGGACAGTTGTTTGTTGGCGAACGGGGGGCTCTTATTTCAGACTATGGTACGCATATGCTGTTACCTGCAGATTCGTCAGTAGAGTTCCAGCGTCCTGAACCGTATCTACCTAGTTCAATCGGTCACCACAACGAATGGATTGAGGGCATCAAATCCGGTGGACCCACAACCTGTAATTTCAGTTATTCCGGGGCGCTGACGGAAGCTGTGCTGCTGGGAGTGGTTTCGTATCGCAGTGGCGAAACACTGGACTGGGATGCAGAAAATTTGAAAGTTAGAAATTCGCCCCGGGCGCAGCACATGATCCATAAGGAGTATCGAAAGGGTTGGACGCTGTAACGTTTCATTGAGACGACCATCTGGGTCTGGCTGTGCCACAACGTTGAATCGATTAATCTTTGTCTGATGGAGTCTGACGGGGGTTTCTGTGGTGTGTTACTGAAACAATCCGGCACAACAGAGAAACGAACAACTGCCGACGGACGCGGCAAGTGATGAAGCGGTCAAATACAGCGGTTGCCGCTTCCGACCGGTCTTTCGGACACAATGTCAGGTCCCGGACTTTTCCGGCCGAGACTGCCAACAAAACCATTCCGGACAAAACTTATGCAGTTATTTGATCGACGAGCCTTTGTTGCAACTGCCGGCAGTCTGACGGCCGGTCTTTCGGGCGTCAGAGCAAACCGGTCTGCTGACCGGATCAAAATCGGACAAATCGGTACCGGCCACGCGCATGCTTCGGGTGTGTTTTCACAGCTCAAACAGACTGATGATTTTCAGATCGTTGGTGTTGTTGAAAACGATCCCATGCGTCGTCGTGCGTTGGGTGAATCGTATCACGATATAA
This Fuerstiella sp. DNA region includes the following protein-coding sequences:
- a CDS encoding sigma-54-dependent Fis family transcriptional regulator; translation: MSNNEIQWIRVEDTFQPDKTSELPALLELFGRLQGAAVNATDVLEFLENQCAVFAGELNATWLAIVRRVPGPDWETVAEFGRAPETCPFQLWDSVSERECVGFLTSSVCQFALPITDCGVGRLIVGCSRRSVAELGLPITMLVRGMNIAIPLALRQGESYRQVDRLRSTLDIASRLSVNEETAPLLELIAAEAARLLDCDRSSIFLWDRERDEVEARPALGVPGSSLRVPASEGIVGETLRTGSAVTVNDAYADPRFNQAVDRDSGYRTRNLVCVPLKDSDGTIVGAFEGINRNHALDFTSEDVECLQQLGTQAAVALRNLRERSLLHRSRDQLAERVTSAVEIIGESSAISALRDTIRRLASTDLPVLILGESGTGKEVAAQSLHYQGDRALSPFVAVNCAALTESLLESELFGHEQGAFTDARDTRKGKFELADGGTLFLDEIGDMSPGGQAKLLRVLEQKLITRVGGSQAIPIDVRIIAATNANLPESVREKRFREDLYYRLSVVTLDLPALRDRPEDILPLAEYFIAGFSAQARRADLQFTNEARRRLQTHQWPGNIRELRNLMERVAFLCPNDKVDVDDLAFILSPEDETGKLPSLELGLEKATRAFQRDFIRRSIHQVKENMTEAAKLLGLHRSNLYRKMKQLGMSEVDGEE
- a CDS encoding ferrochelatase translates to MQIEHYDALLIQSFGGPEHQDDVIPFLENVLRGRNVPRQRLLEVADHYRKFGGISPINQQCRDLIAALKQELQTHHIDLPIYWGNRNWNPMLDATFQEMQDHGVKRVLSFVTSAFSSYSGCRQYREDVIRFRSAVDADEIKVDKLRVFYNHPDFIEVVADCVHQAIVALDLNHLPMVVFTAHSIPSGMAAACDYEQQLRESCSLVANHLDLPTDKWALVYQSRSGRPQDPWLDPDICDFIETLHSQGICDLVLSPIGFISDHMEVLFDLDTEARNVCERLNINMRRASTPGIHPQFIRMVRKLFQERLSGTEREAIGRFPANHDVCPEDCCFSGRPA
- the rpsD gene encoding 30S ribosomal protein S4, with the protein product MGRYTGPKGRINRRLGVNVYESSGSIKALERKEYPPGMHRRRKKPTNYGIGLAEKQKIKFFYGLRDRQLNRYFSKARRMKGNTGEQLLLICEARLDNLVRRAGFTLTRPQARQGIVHRHFQVNGITVNTPGMMVRAGDVVSLRSRPNVQKLYKQVVESSTAPQSNWINFDPGTLTATVTAAPTYDDVTLRVDVGQIVAFLSR
- a CDS encoding FHA domain-containing protein, with translation MIQKEQAWIRGNAVTYPISRQGEIHVGRSIQCSLRLFEDTSVSPKHCVIAFVNGRLEVTDLNSRTGTTVNGRRISGPTQLQHQDTISIGETELTVLFELNRNDGTTPPEFTLKS
- a CDS encoding PP2C family protein-serine/threonine phosphatase, yielding MNLPTGRTGFNMAFKVVLIGSILAQLVATCLSLRINARYRRYSAWALISASSVLLAIMQFAVLLIFWETDGPLQADGQLQIGISSSGWVSCLNTLMVSALLASVLFLGGVALIEPLFIGAAKAESLLKKEKKELESVVRATDAELRLAQQIQQRLLPRRSPDIPGFDISGQCTAAQWTSGDYFDYIKMNDGTLCVVIADVTGHGTGPALLMATTRALLRALAQASSNIGDILSSANRSLSDDLERGWFVTMFAAGIEPKTGTLVYSNAGQNGYFFTEDGNVRTLGMERPPLGVLSDADLSTADSVQMKKGDSLLLVSDGIPETKSPSGELYGHNRMFECFRQNREQSAEQIVRALIDSVRQFADHAPQEDDVTAVVVVRR